The following are from one region of the Mangifera indica cultivar Alphonso chromosome 14, CATAS_Mindica_2.1, whole genome shotgun sequence genome:
- the LOC123196219 gene encoding zinc finger BED domain-containing protein RICESLEEPER 1-like isoform X2: MEPISTGSDARLYFQVGKMKISEGIKHFQDLVEWCKNNSSPENDGTLHDTMTYLQSLPPQIQVIESLARQGDAFVSNPHINEQEITQIREQNVNFKPIPNLEINMGTNKKRKLRSDVWNHFLKYENEDKEVKAKCQYCKKDFDGSSKNGTTHLWNHQKSCLKNLDKVTNKVKDIIMVDQELNHSNLARKVIKYGLINKKDVIFGLINIKEYIFEVYNEEKKELHIYLNKLFGRFNVIIGNGIRADDVRFVKIWFIDDKWKLKTRIIHLENYDSDEDSLKRLIEDWNIDTKILSMVDQRNNASEDMVHQLTNWLNERVSLPVIGDYDPLVLSDFVLAVENVTWSRNIMSEVRELKDYYMTLSNEDKFDSAVKQVESMGKEVTSKYDDFQLLRLDYDYFKLLDWAMGYKEVFCELKRIDPHFTSSNFDWDDATSLHSFWVVVEDIKKDIWKLRDSKLANECFPMVYDIFSKMLQFKNTENRYFRHAVLHCGKFFDECCNNFKLVIIITVILDPRFKLDIVEDFYNEVYDNEGDLHLKKIMDDVTNIYNEYAGDVNNSSMVRANANEAASSKSEFKRYLTDSKVSAHEKFDILEWWRYNSLTYPTLAMMARDFLSIPIIGRIHDVHFEDGFVDIYNGNLDDDLKYAMTCTKVWLNDHDCM, translated from the exons ATGGAACCAATATCAACTGGATCTGATGCTCGTCTTTACTTTCAA GTTGGAAAGATGAAAATCAGTGAGGGAATCAAGCATTTTCAAGATTTAGTTGAATGGTGCAAGAACAACTCAAGCCCTGAAAATGATGGAACCCTCCATGACACCATGACCTACCTTCAATCTCTTCCACCACAAATACAA GTGATCGAATCTTTAGCACGGCAGGGAGACGCATTTGTATCTAATCCCCACATCAATGAACAG GAAATCACTCAAATAAGAGAGCAAAATGTCAACTTTAAACCTATTCCAAATCTAGAGATTAATATGGGGACGAATAAAAAGCGAAAATTGAGGTCAGATGTTTGGAATCACTTCTTAAAGTATGAAAACGAAGATAAGGAGGTTAAGGCCAAGTGTCAATACTGTAAGAAAGATTTTGATGGATCAAGTAAGAATGGAACTACGCATCTTTGGAATCATCAAAAAAGTTGTTTGAAAAATCTAGATAAAGTAACAAATAAAGTGAAAGACATTATTATGGTTGATCAAGAGTTGAATCACTCTAATTTGGCCCGAAAGGTTATTAAATATGGGTTGATCAACAAAAAAGATGTGATATTTGGGTTGATCAACATAAAAGAGTATATATTTGAGGTTTATAATGAAGAGAAAAAGGAGTTAcacatatatttaaataaactttttggtcgttttaatgtaataattgGAAATGGTATAAGGGCCGATGATGTTAGGTTTGTGAAGATTTGGTTTATTGATGATAAATGGAAATTGAAGACGAGGATTATTCATTTGGAGAATTATGATAGTGATGAAGACTCTCTAAAGCGTTTGATAGAAGATTGGAACATAGATACAAAAATTTTGTCTATGGTTGATCAGAGGAACAATGCATCAGAAGATATGGTACATCAGCTTACCAATTGGCTTAATGAAAGAGTTTCACTTCCTGTCATCGGGGATTATGATCCATTAGTATTATCTGATTTTGTACTGGCAGTAGAAAATGTGACGTGGAGCAGAAATATTATGTCTGAAGTGAGGGAACTCAAAGACTACTACATGACATTATCAAACGAAGACAAGTTTGACTCAGCGGTAAAACAAGTTGAGTCCATGGGTAAAGAAGTGACTTCCAAATATGATGATTTCCAACTGCTTCGTCTTGATTATGATTATTTCAAATTGCTTGATTGGGCAATGGGATATAAAGAAGTATTTTGTGAACTGAAGCGCATAGATCCTCATTTCACGTCTTCCAATTTTGATTGGGATGACGCTACTTCACTGCACAGTTTTTGGGTAGTGGTTGAAGATATAAAAAAGGATATTTGGAAACTGAGAGATTCTAAGTTGGCAAACGAGTGTTTCCCTATGGTTTAtgacattttttcaaaaatgcTACAGTTCAAAAATACTGAAAATCGGTACTTTCGCCATGCTGTATTACATTGCGgaaaattttttgatgaatGTTGCAACAACTTTAAGTTGGTAATTATAATCACAGTGATTCTGGATCCAAGATTTAAACTTGATATTGTAGAGGATTTCTACAATGAAGTTTATGATAATGAGGGAGACTTACACTTGAAGAAAATCATGGATGATGTTACAAATATTTACAATGAATATGCGGGGGATGTCAACAATTCTTCCATGGTGAGAGCAAATGCAAATGAGGCTGCTTCATCAAAATCAGAATTCAAGCGCTATTTGACAGATTCCAAGGTTTCTGCCCatgaaaaatttgatatattggAATGGTGGCGCTATAATTCTCTAACTTATCCAACATTAGCTATGATGGCTCGGGATTTCTTATCCATTCCTATTATTGGTCGTATTCATGATGTTCATTTTGAGGATGGCtttgttgatatttataatGGTAATTTGGATGATGACTTAAAATATGCTATGACATGTACAAAAGTATGGTTGAACGACCATGATTGTATGTAA
- the LOC123196219 gene encoding zinc finger BED domain-containing protein RICESLEEPER 1-like isoform X3, with the protein MKISEGIKHFQDLVEWCKNNSSPENDGTLHDTMTYLQSLPPQIQVIESLARQGDAFVSNPHINEQEITQIREQNVNFKPIPNLEINMGTNKKRKLRSDVWNHFLKYENEDKEVKAKCQYCKKDFDGSSKNGTTHLWNHQKSCLKNLDKVTNKVKDIIMVDQELNHSNLARKVIKYGLINKKDVIFGLINIKEYIFEVYNEEKKELHIYLNKLFGRFNVIIGNGIRADDVRFVKIWFIDDKWKLKTRIIHLENYDSDEDSLKRLIEDWNIDTKILSMVDQRNNASEDMVHQLTNWLNERVSLPVIGDYDPLVLSDFVLAVENVTWSRNIMSEVRELKDYYMTLSNEDKFDSAVKQVESMGKEVTSKYDDFQLLRLDYDYFKLLDWAMGYKEVFCELKRIDPHFTSSNFDWDDATSLHSFWVVVEDIKKDIWKLRDSKLANECFPMVYDIFSKMLQFKNTENRYFRHAVLHCGKFFDECCNNFKLVIIITVILDPRFKLDIVEDFYNEVYDNEGDLHLKKIMDDVTNIYNEYAGDVNNSSMVRANANEAASSKSEFKRYLTDSKVSAHEKFDILEWWRYNSLTYPTLAMMARDFLSIPIIGRIHDVHFEDGFVDIYNGNLDDDLKYAMTCTKVWLNDHDCM; encoded by the exons ATGAAAATCAGTGAGGGAATCAAGCATTTTCAAGATTTAGTTGAATGGTGCAAGAACAACTCAAGCCCTGAAAATGATGGAACCCTCCATGACACCATGACCTACCTTCAATCTCTTCCACCACAAATACAA GTGATCGAATCTTTAGCACGGCAGGGAGACGCATTTGTATCTAATCCCCACATCAATGAACAG GAAATCACTCAAATAAGAGAGCAAAATGTCAACTTTAAACCTATTCCAAATCTAGAGATTAATATGGGGACGAATAAAAAGCGAAAATTGAGGTCAGATGTTTGGAATCACTTCTTAAAGTATGAAAACGAAGATAAGGAGGTTAAGGCCAAGTGTCAATACTGTAAGAAAGATTTTGATGGATCAAGTAAGAATGGAACTACGCATCTTTGGAATCATCAAAAAAGTTGTTTGAAAAATCTAGATAAAGTAACAAATAAAGTGAAAGACATTATTATGGTTGATCAAGAGTTGAATCACTCTAATTTGGCCCGAAAGGTTATTAAATATGGGTTGATCAACAAAAAAGATGTGATATTTGGGTTGATCAACATAAAAGAGTATATATTTGAGGTTTATAATGAAGAGAAAAAGGAGTTAcacatatatttaaataaactttttggtcgttttaatgtaataattgGAAATGGTATAAGGGCCGATGATGTTAGGTTTGTGAAGATTTGGTTTATTGATGATAAATGGAAATTGAAGACGAGGATTATTCATTTGGAGAATTATGATAGTGATGAAGACTCTCTAAAGCGTTTGATAGAAGATTGGAACATAGATACAAAAATTTTGTCTATGGTTGATCAGAGGAACAATGCATCAGAAGATATGGTACATCAGCTTACCAATTGGCTTAATGAAAGAGTTTCACTTCCTGTCATCGGGGATTATGATCCATTAGTATTATCTGATTTTGTACTGGCAGTAGAAAATGTGACGTGGAGCAGAAATATTATGTCTGAAGTGAGGGAACTCAAAGACTACTACATGACATTATCAAACGAAGACAAGTTTGACTCAGCGGTAAAACAAGTTGAGTCCATGGGTAAAGAAGTGACTTCCAAATATGATGATTTCCAACTGCTTCGTCTTGATTATGATTATTTCAAATTGCTTGATTGGGCAATGGGATATAAAGAAGTATTTTGTGAACTGAAGCGCATAGATCCTCATTTCACGTCTTCCAATTTTGATTGGGATGACGCTACTTCACTGCACAGTTTTTGGGTAGTGGTTGAAGATATAAAAAAGGATATTTGGAAACTGAGAGATTCTAAGTTGGCAAACGAGTGTTTCCCTATGGTTTAtgacattttttcaaaaatgcTACAGTTCAAAAATACTGAAAATCGGTACTTTCGCCATGCTGTATTACATTGCGgaaaattttttgatgaatGTTGCAACAACTTTAAGTTGGTAATTATAATCACAGTGATTCTGGATCCAAGATTTAAACTTGATATTGTAGAGGATTTCTACAATGAAGTTTATGATAATGAGGGAGACTTACACTTGAAGAAAATCATGGATGATGTTACAAATATTTACAATGAATATGCGGGGGATGTCAACAATTCTTCCATGGTGAGAGCAAATGCAAATGAGGCTGCTTCATCAAAATCAGAATTCAAGCGCTATTTGACAGATTCCAAGGTTTCTGCCCatgaaaaatttgatatattggAATGGTGGCGCTATAATTCTCTAACTTATCCAACATTAGCTATGATGGCTCGGGATTTCTTATCCATTCCTATTATTGGTCGTATTCATGATGTTCATTTTGAGGATGGCtttgttgatatttataatGGTAATTTGGATGATGACTTAAAATATGCTATGACATGTACAAAAGTATGGTTGAACGACCATGATTGTATGTAA
- the LOC123196219 gene encoding zinc finger BED domain-containing protein RICESLEEPER 1-like isoform X4, which produces MGTNKKRKLRSDVWNHFLKYENEDKEVKAKCQYCKKDFDGSSKNGTTHLWNHQKSCLKNLDKVTNKVKDIIMVDQELNHSNLARKVIKYGLINKKDVIFGLINIKEYIFEVYNEEKKELHIYLNKLFGRFNVIIGNGIRADDVRFVKIWFIDDKWKLKTRIIHLENYDSDEDSLKRLIEDWNIDTKILSMVDQRNNASEDMVHQLTNWLNERVSLPVIGDYDPLVLSDFVLAVENVTWSRNIMSEVRELKDYYMTLSNEDKFDSAVKQVESMGKEVTSKYDDFQLLRLDYDYFKLLDWAMGYKEVFCELKRIDPHFTSSNFDWDDATSLHSFWVVVEDIKKDIWKLRDSKLANECFPMVYDIFSKMLQFKNTENRYFRHAVLHCGKFFDECCNNFKLVIIITVILDPRFKLDIVEDFYNEVYDNEGDLHLKKIMDDVTNIYNEYAGDVNNSSMVRANANEAASSKSEFKRYLTDSKVSAHEKFDILEWWRYNSLTYPTLAMMARDFLSIPIIGRIHDVHFEDGFVDIYNGNLDDDLKYAMTCTKVWLNDHDCM; this is translated from the coding sequence ATGGGGACGAATAAAAAGCGAAAATTGAGGTCAGATGTTTGGAATCACTTCTTAAAGTATGAAAACGAAGATAAGGAGGTTAAGGCCAAGTGTCAATACTGTAAGAAAGATTTTGATGGATCAAGTAAGAATGGAACTACGCATCTTTGGAATCATCAAAAAAGTTGTTTGAAAAATCTAGATAAAGTAACAAATAAAGTGAAAGACATTATTATGGTTGATCAAGAGTTGAATCACTCTAATTTGGCCCGAAAGGTTATTAAATATGGGTTGATCAACAAAAAAGATGTGATATTTGGGTTGATCAACATAAAAGAGTATATATTTGAGGTTTATAATGAAGAGAAAAAGGAGTTAcacatatatttaaataaactttttggtcgttttaatgtaataattgGAAATGGTATAAGGGCCGATGATGTTAGGTTTGTGAAGATTTGGTTTATTGATGATAAATGGAAATTGAAGACGAGGATTATTCATTTGGAGAATTATGATAGTGATGAAGACTCTCTAAAGCGTTTGATAGAAGATTGGAACATAGATACAAAAATTTTGTCTATGGTTGATCAGAGGAACAATGCATCAGAAGATATGGTACATCAGCTTACCAATTGGCTTAATGAAAGAGTTTCACTTCCTGTCATCGGGGATTATGATCCATTAGTATTATCTGATTTTGTACTGGCAGTAGAAAATGTGACGTGGAGCAGAAATATTATGTCTGAAGTGAGGGAACTCAAAGACTACTACATGACATTATCAAACGAAGACAAGTTTGACTCAGCGGTAAAACAAGTTGAGTCCATGGGTAAAGAAGTGACTTCCAAATATGATGATTTCCAACTGCTTCGTCTTGATTATGATTATTTCAAATTGCTTGATTGGGCAATGGGATATAAAGAAGTATTTTGTGAACTGAAGCGCATAGATCCTCATTTCACGTCTTCCAATTTTGATTGGGATGACGCTACTTCACTGCACAGTTTTTGGGTAGTGGTTGAAGATATAAAAAAGGATATTTGGAAACTGAGAGATTCTAAGTTGGCAAACGAGTGTTTCCCTATGGTTTAtgacattttttcaaaaatgcTACAGTTCAAAAATACTGAAAATCGGTACTTTCGCCATGCTGTATTACATTGCGgaaaattttttgatgaatGTTGCAACAACTTTAAGTTGGTAATTATAATCACAGTGATTCTGGATCCAAGATTTAAACTTGATATTGTAGAGGATTTCTACAATGAAGTTTATGATAATGAGGGAGACTTACACTTGAAGAAAATCATGGATGATGTTACAAATATTTACAATGAATATGCGGGGGATGTCAACAATTCTTCCATGGTGAGAGCAAATGCAAATGAGGCTGCTTCATCAAAATCAGAATTCAAGCGCTATTTGACAGATTCCAAGGTTTCTGCCCatgaaaaatttgatatattggAATGGTGGCGCTATAATTCTCTAACTTATCCAACATTAGCTATGATGGCTCGGGATTTCTTATCCATTCCTATTATTGGTCGTATTCATGATGTTCATTTTGAGGATGGCtttgttgatatttataatGGTAATTTGGATGATGACTTAAAATATGCTATGACATGTACAAAAGTATGGTTGAACGACCATGATTGTATGTAA
- the LOC123195464 gene encoding serine hydroxymethyltransferase-like isoform X1, whose amino-acid sequence MIIKMRNDRRTMRRDEIRLTETRRRTERTTDQPPTTRTISDQESNRNWFQQLCSIKVNPIIWIGGFIVLLAFLNPGRGMKRCCCSHFCKQAAFKMYSRAERFKHGPVKCTILNQALVSSWKKGGTMFIFDTNINFAVHPSLQGGSHKNRIAAFAIALKQVATPKDKAYMQQVNENVLALASALLRRKCKLVTGGTDNHLLMWDLTT is encoded by the exons ATGATAATCAAGATGAGGAACGATCGACGGACGATGAGGAGAGACGAAATCCGACTGACGGAGACCAGGCGACGAACTGAGAGGACGACCGACCAACCGCCGACGACAAGAACAATATCTGACCAAGAATCGAACAGAAATTG GTTTCAACAGCTTTGTTCCATCAAAGTCAATCCTATTATTTGGATTGGTGGTTTTATCGTTCTCTTAGCTTTCTTAAACCCTG GAAGAGGAATGAAGAGATGTTGTTGTTCCCATTTTTGCAAACAAGCAG CATTCAAAATGTACAGCAGAGCTGAAAGATTCAAACATGGTCCTGTTAAGTGTACAATATTGAATCAG GCTCTTGTTTCATCATGGAAGAAGGGTGGTACAATGTTCATATTTGATACA AACATAAACTTTGCTGTCCATCCATCATTACAAGGGGGTTCTCACAAAAATCGCATTGCTGCTTTTGCCATAGCCTTGAAACAAGTAGCAACTCCAAAGGACAAAGCATATATGCAGCAGGTGAATGAAAATGTCCTGGCCTTAGCATCTGCTTTATTGAGAAGGAAATGCAAATTGGTGACTGGGGGCACTGACAACCATTTGTTGATGTGGGATCTGACTACTTGA
- the LOC123195464 gene encoding serine hydroxymethyltransferase-like isoform X3 — MIIKMRNDRRTMRRDEIRLTETRRRTERTTDQPPTTRTISDQESNRNWKRNEEMLLFPFLQTSRYLKMQVKHETLDIHGFLGDVPFPLHVSYFFFGLGHGDSNNQYDFEENINFAVHPSLQGGSHKNRIAAFAIALKQVATPKDKAYMQQVNENVLALASALLRRKCKLVTGGTDNHLLMWDLTT, encoded by the exons ATGATAATCAAGATGAGGAACGATCGACGGACGATGAGGAGAGACGAAATCCGACTGACGGAGACCAGGCGACGAACTGAGAGGACGACCGACCAACCGCCGACGACAAGAACAATATCTGACCAAGAATCGAACAGAAATTG GAAGAGGAATGAAGAGATGTTGTTGTTCCCATTTTTGCAAACAAGCAG GTACTTGAAGATGCAAGTCAAGCATGAAACACTGGATATACATGGATTCTTAG GTGATGTGCCTTTTCCATTGCATGTGTCctactttttttttggtctcGGTCATGGTGATAGTAATAACCAGTATGATTTTGAGGAGAACATAAACTTTGCTGTCCATCCATCATTACAAGGGGGTTCTCACAAAAATCGCATTGCTGCTTTTGCCATAGCCTTGAAACAAGTAGCAACTCCAAAGGACAAAGCATATATGCAGCAGGTGAATGAAAATGTCCTGGCCTTAGCATCTGCTTTATTGAGAAGGAAATGCAAATTGGTGACTGGGGGCACTGACAACCATTTGTTGATGTGGGATCTGACTACTTGA
- the LOC123195464 gene encoding serine hydroxymethyltransferase-like isoform X2: MIIKMRNDRRTMRRDEIRLTETRRRTERTTDQPPTTRTISDQESNRNWKRNEEMLLFPFLQTSRLLFHHGRRVVQCSYLIQYLKMQVKHETLDIHGFLGDVPFPLHVSYFFFGLGHGDSNNQYDFEENINFAVHPSLQGGSHKNRIAAFAIALKQVATPKDKAYMQQVNENVLALASALLRRKCKLVTGGTDNHLLMWDLTT; encoded by the exons ATGATAATCAAGATGAGGAACGATCGACGGACGATGAGGAGAGACGAAATCCGACTGACGGAGACCAGGCGACGAACTGAGAGGACGACCGACCAACCGCCGACGACAAGAACAATATCTGACCAAGAATCGAACAGAAATTG GAAGAGGAATGAAGAGATGTTGTTGTTCCCATTTTTGCAAACAAGCAG GCTCTTGTTTCATCATGGAAGAAGGGTGGTACAATGTTCATATTTGATACA GTACTTGAAGATGCAAGTCAAGCATGAAACACTGGATATACATGGATTCTTAG GTGATGTGCCTTTTCCATTGCATGTGTCctactttttttttggtctcGGTCATGGTGATAGTAATAACCAGTATGATTTTGAGGAGAACATAAACTTTGCTGTCCATCCATCATTACAAGGGGGTTCTCACAAAAATCGCATTGCTGCTTTTGCCATAGCCTTGAAACAAGTAGCAACTCCAAAGGACAAAGCATATATGCAGCAGGTGAATGAAAATGTCCTGGCCTTAGCATCTGCTTTATTGAGAAGGAAATGCAAATTGGTGACTGGGGGCACTGACAACCATTTGTTGATGTGGGATCTGACTACTTGA
- the LOC123195464 gene encoding uncharacterized protein LOC123195464 isoform X6 — protein sequence MIIKMRNDRRTMRRDEIRLTETRRRTERTTDQPPTTRTISDQESNRNWKRNEEMLLFPFLQTSRLLFHHGRRVVQCSYLIQYLKMQVKHETLDIHGFLALKQVATPKDKAYMQQVNENVLALASALLRRKCKLVTGGTDNHLLMWDLTT from the exons ATGATAATCAAGATGAGGAACGATCGACGGACGATGAGGAGAGACGAAATCCGACTGACGGAGACCAGGCGACGAACTGAGAGGACGACCGACCAACCGCCGACGACAAGAACAATATCTGACCAAGAATCGAACAGAAATTG GAAGAGGAATGAAGAGATGTTGTTGTTCCCATTTTTGCAAACAAGCAG GCTCTTGTTTCATCATGGAAGAAGGGTGGTACAATGTTCATATTTGATACA GTACTTGAAGATGCAAGTCAAGCATGAAACACTGGATATACATGGATTCTTAG CCTTGAAACAAGTAGCAACTCCAAAGGACAAAGCATATATGCAGCAGGTGAATGAAAATGTCCTGGCCTTAGCATCTGCTTTATTGAGAAGGAAATGCAAATTGGTGACTGGGGGCACTGACAACCATTTGTTGATGTGGGATCTGACTACTTGA
- the LOC123195464 gene encoding serine hydroxymethyltransferase 7-like isoform X5, with protein sequence MIIKMRNDRRTMRRDEIRLTETRRRTERTTDQPPTTRTISDQESNRNWKRNEEMLLFPFLQTSRAERFKHGPVKCTILNQALVSSWKKGGTMFIFDTNINFAVHPSLQGGSHKNRIAAFAIALKQVATPKDKAYMQQVNENVLALASALLRRKCKLVTGGTDNHLLMWDLTT encoded by the exons ATGATAATCAAGATGAGGAACGATCGACGGACGATGAGGAGAGACGAAATCCGACTGACGGAGACCAGGCGACGAACTGAGAGGACGACCGACCAACCGCCGACGACAAGAACAATATCTGACCAAGAATCGAACAGAAATTG GAAGAGGAATGAAGAGATGTTGTTGTTCCCATTTTTGCAAACAAGCAG AGCTGAAAGATTCAAACATGGTCCTGTTAAGTGTACAATATTGAATCAG GCTCTTGTTTCATCATGGAAGAAGGGTGGTACAATGTTCATATTTGATACA AACATAAACTTTGCTGTCCATCCATCATTACAAGGGGGTTCTCACAAAAATCGCATTGCTGCTTTTGCCATAGCCTTGAAACAAGTAGCAACTCCAAAGGACAAAGCATATATGCAGCAGGTGAATGAAAATGTCCTGGCCTTAGCATCTGCTTTATTGAGAAGGAAATGCAAATTGGTGACTGGGGGCACTGACAACCATTTGTTGATGTGGGATCTGACTACTTGA
- the LOC123195464 gene encoding serine hydroxymethyltransferase 7-like isoform X4 has protein sequence MIIKMRNDRRTMRRDEIRLTETRRRTERTTDQPPTTRTISDQESNRNWKRNEEMLLFPFLQTSSRAERFKHGPVKCTILNQALVSSWKKGGTMFIFDTNINFAVHPSLQGGSHKNRIAAFAIALKQVATPKDKAYMQQVNENVLALASALLRRKCKLVTGGTDNHLLMWDLTT, from the exons ATGATAATCAAGATGAGGAACGATCGACGGACGATGAGGAGAGACGAAATCCGACTGACGGAGACCAGGCGACGAACTGAGAGGACGACCGACCAACCGCCGACGACAAGAACAATATCTGACCAAGAATCGAACAGAAATTG GAAGAGGAATGAAGAGATGTTGTTGTTCCCATTTTTGCAAACAAGCAG CAGAGCTGAAAGATTCAAACATGGTCCTGTTAAGTGTACAATATTGAATCAG GCTCTTGTTTCATCATGGAAGAAGGGTGGTACAATGTTCATATTTGATACA AACATAAACTTTGCTGTCCATCCATCATTACAAGGGGGTTCTCACAAAAATCGCATTGCTGCTTTTGCCATAGCCTTGAAACAAGTAGCAACTCCAAAGGACAAAGCATATATGCAGCAGGTGAATGAAAATGTCCTGGCCTTAGCATCTGCTTTATTGAGAAGGAAATGCAAATTGGTGACTGGGGGCACTGACAACCATTTGTTGATGTGGGATCTGACTACTTGA